A single region of the Acetivibrio cellulolyticus CD2 genome encodes:
- a CDS encoding DUF6273 domain-containing protein — MKKVIIMLAICIALSVISIALTLPQESTVQTESIISIGSYLQMGSYNNEPILWRCVDIDSNGPLMLADKILCLKPFDAAGSHKYLDGTAQGDDVYNYRNSLGSNLWETSNLRAWLNSTASTGNIIWIDECPPTEAYVWNGYNDYANEKGFLTDDNFSTNERNFIKSVSQKSLLSTTDAMKLKLGGTTMHIFNGSISSIVQNYDVACYQNMTDKMFLLDIKQLYKLFQNRAVLGTDYYIGQLTEYAVRNSDIKENGLLPGRKWLTWIRTPDSSNGRNVRIVSSDGSINCDSAYIGRIGIRPAFYLNILLTTPLAGKGTDVSPYTVIGCNSRTVDVEHVKNN; from the coding sequence TTGAAAAAAGTAATTATTATGTTAGCTATATGTATTGCTTTATCTGTTATTAGTATTGCACTAACTCTGCCACAGGAATCTACAGTACAAACGGAATCAATAATAAGTATCGGAAGTTATTTGCAGATGGGAAGCTATAACAATGAACCTATCTTATGGAGATGTGTTGATATTGATAGTAATGGTCCTCTTATGCTTGCTGATAAAATCTTATGTTTAAAACCATTTGATGCAGCTGGAAGCCATAAATATTTAGATGGTACTGCTCAAGGTGATGATGTTTACAACTACCGTAATAGTCTTGGATCTAACCTCTGGGAAACGTCGAACTTACGAGCATGGCTTAATTCTACAGCCAGTACGGGCAATATAATATGGATAGATGAATGTCCACCTACAGAAGCCTATGTATGGAATGGTTATAATGATTATGCAAATGAAAAAGGATTTTTGACAGACGATAATTTTTCTACAAATGAAAGGAACTTTATAAAGTCAGTTTCTCAGAAGTCATTGCTAAGTACTACAGATGCAATGAAATTAAAGCTTGGTGGTACTACTATGCACATTTTTAATGGGTCAATTTCATCAATTGTGCAAAACTATGATGTTGCATGTTACCAGAATATGACAGATAAAATGTTCTTACTAGATATAAAGCAACTATATAAATTATTCCAGAATAGAGCCGTTCTTGGTACAGATTATTATATAGGTCAACTAACAGAATATGCAGTAAGAAATTCTGATATTAAGGAAAACGGATTATTGCCAGGTAGGAAATGGTTAACGTGGATTAGAACGCCAGATAGCAGTAATGGTAGAAATGTGCGAATTGTCTCCTCTGATGGTAGTATAAACTGTGACAGTGCGTATATTGGTCGTATTGGTATCAGACCTGCTTTCTACTTAAATATTTTGCTGACAACACCTCTAGCTGGGAAGGGTACTGATGTTAGCCCATATACAGTTATAGGTTGTAATTCTAGAACTGTTGATGTGGAACATGTGAAAAATAATTGA
- a CDS encoding ISKra4-like element ISAcce1 family transposase, with amino-acid sequence MNNKIDVNSIMKELEEKLRNGLKDNKLDATGISQLIGEHLEKAKEKVLQDTSKMITEEVKPSENKKKKQPLVILTPYGKLVFVRNMDYCSKCGKLYGHNDELFQINEEHRLTKDSLELITYIGQIIPGFNNAQEVLLKLRGIEISATQIQILSEEVGKELFEIQMEKSNLAYSCPEVAAPAMLEKDKENTILYISMDGSAVNTRVEDENGSTWKEMKLGLTFLDKDVIKRKNGSSIITKKEYITYMGSVAEFKKVLFDSAARAGYGRVKKVVIIGDGAHWVWNMCEEMFPDAEYILDFYHMTENVYSYAKELLSCIEKKYKKWADTMIYYIKTEQFKKALKKVARSTISVDKANKTVNLEGYIKNNIDKMHYLEYKNKNYYIGSGMIESGNKTIVQKRMKQAGMRWGTDGAQYMAVLRAKHESNRWEEVEKVIFKKSKAA; translated from the coding sequence ATGAACAATAAAATAGATGTAAATTCAATTATGAAAGAACTCGAAGAAAAATTAAGAAACGGTCTGAAAGATAATAAATTAGATGCTACAGGTATTAGTCAATTGATTGGGGAACATCTGGAAAAAGCAAAAGAAAAGGTTTTACAAGATACAAGTAAAATGATAACTGAAGAAGTTAAGCCATCCGAAAACAAAAAGAAAAAGCAACCGTTAGTTATTTTAACGCCCTATGGTAAGCTTGTTTTTGTTCGTAATATGGACTATTGCAGTAAATGTGGGAAATTATACGGGCATAATGATGAATTATTCCAAATTAATGAGGAACATAGATTAACCAAAGATTCTCTTGAACTTATAACATATATAGGACAAATAATCCCCGGGTTTAATAATGCTCAAGAAGTATTATTAAAATTAAGGGGAATAGAAATCAGTGCTACCCAAATCCAAATTTTATCTGAAGAAGTTGGTAAAGAATTGTTTGAAATACAAATGGAAAAGTCTAATCTAGCATATTCCTGTCCTGAAGTAGCAGCTCCAGCAATGCTTGAAAAAGATAAAGAAAATACAATTTTATACATATCTATGGATGGCTCTGCGGTTAACACTCGTGTTGAAGATGAAAATGGAAGCACATGGAAGGAAATGAAACTTGGACTAACATTCCTAGACAAGGATGTAATCAAGCGAAAAAATGGCAGTTCCATTATCACAAAAAAGGAATATATTACTTACATGGGCAGTGTAGCAGAATTTAAGAAAGTGCTCTTTGATTCTGCTGCAAGAGCTGGATATGGCAGAGTGAAAAAGGTAGTGATAATTGGAGATGGTGCACATTGGGTATGGAATATGTGTGAAGAGATGTTTCCTGATGCTGAATACATTCTAGATTTTTATCATATGACAGAAAACGTTTATAGCTATGCGAAAGAGTTGCTTTCATGCATTGAAAAGAAGTATAAAAAATGGGCAGATACAATGATATACTATATAAAGACAGAACAATTCAAAAAGGCATTGAAAAAGGTTGCAAGAAGTACTATAAGTGTGGATAAGGCTAACAAAACAGTGAATCTTGAAGGTTATATCAAAAATAACATTGATAAGATGCATTATCTTGAATATAAAAACAAAAATTATTACATTGGTAGTGGTATGATAGAAAGTGGTAACAAGACCATTGTTCAAAAGCGTATGAAGCAGGCTGGCATGCGGTGGGGTACTGATGGAGCTCAGTATATGGCCGTGCTAAGAGCTAAACATGAAAGTAACCGTTGGGAAGAGGTTGAGAAAGTTATATTTAAGAAATCAAAAGCAGCCTGA
- a CDS encoding demethoxyubiquinone hydroxylase family protein → MALLGNPFVANVPKQMSNEELAQALRVDMAGELEAIIGYEAHAMATTDERAKKILYHIADEERQHVGELQQLLYILCPKEAEHTEKGKQAIQQQQAQNFNAPMQ, encoded by the coding sequence ATGGCACTTTTAGGAAACCCCTTTGTAGCAAACGTCCCAAAGCAAATGTCCAATGAAGAATTAGCTCAGGCTCTTAGAGTAGATATGGCTGGTGAGCTTGAAGCTATTATAGGATATGAGGCTCATGCTATGGCTACAACCGATGAAAGAGCAAAAAAGATTCTTTATCATATTGCTGATGAAGAAAGACAACATGTTGGAGAGCTTCAGCAACTGTTGTATATTTTATGTCCAAAAGAAGCAGAACATACCGAAAAGGGAAAACAAGCCATACAACAGCAGCAAGCACAGAATTTTAATGCACCTATGCAATAA
- a CDS encoding nickel-dependent hydrogenase large subunit, whose product MSQRIVLNPVTRISGFMEIDAAIDNNMVVDAKTKGLLFRGFERMLNGRNPLDAIYFTQRICGICSTAHSMASTLALEDAMEVVPTEQGKYLRDILHGCEFLQNHIRHFYQYSLPDFVRLPDQYPLYVADHDDFRIPKGKNDEMAEHYIESLDISRSAHEMLAVLGGKVPHNHGIFVGGVTTTATADKVIKMKSILHKIRQFIVEKMLPDAYAIAQHYSDYYNIGGGYRNFLSYGCFCGYKEFGTLYVNPMVYIQGKESTFNPGKITEEINYSWYVGKKDEYKPMEIITDEDMDKNKAYSWVKAPRYNGLPCEVGPLARQWLSGDYRNGISTMDRIIARALEAKKIAEIIDVLLENLNPGISLQKEYAMPVSSEGAGLIDTTRGALGHWLKIENGTISFYQIITPSAWNLSTRGNNDIKGTAEQALIGTNIQSLENPVELGRIIRAFDPCISCATHVYSQGEFVKSIQVMP is encoded by the coding sequence ATGTCACAGAGGATTGTTTTAAACCCGGTTACAAGAATCAGCGGTTTCATGGAGATTGATGCTGCAATTGATAACAATATGGTAGTAGATGCAAAAACAAAGGGATTACTTTTTCGAGGGTTTGAGAGGATGCTGAATGGAAGAAATCCTCTTGATGCAATATATTTTACACAGCGCATATGTGGAATATGTTCAACGGCACACTCAATGGCATCAACTCTTGCACTGGAGGATGCAATGGAGGTTGTTCCGACTGAACAGGGCAAGTATCTTCGTGATATACTCCATGGCTGTGAATTTCTGCAAAACCATATAAGGCACTTTTATCAGTACTCACTACCTGATTTTGTGAGGCTACCTGATCAGTATCCTCTATATGTGGCCGATCATGATGACTTCAGAATTCCAAAGGGAAAAAACGATGAAATGGCGGAACACTATATTGAGTCTCTTGATATTAGCCGAAGCGCGCATGAAATGCTGGCAGTGTTAGGAGGGAAAGTGCCGCACAATCATGGGATTTTCGTTGGAGGGGTTACTACTACGGCTACTGCAGATAAGGTTATTAAGATGAAATCTATTTTACATAAAATTAGACAATTTATTGTTGAAAAGATGCTGCCGGATGCTTATGCAATTGCCCAACATTATAGTGATTATTATAATATAGGCGGCGGTTACCGGAATTTCTTGAGTTATGGGTGTTTCTGCGGGTATAAGGAATTCGGAACTCTTTATGTAAATCCTATGGTCTACATACAAGGAAAAGAAAGCACCTTCAATCCCGGTAAAATAACTGAAGAGATTAATTACTCATGGTATGTCGGCAAAAAGGATGAGTATAAACCTATGGAAATAATTACAGATGAAGATATGGACAAAAATAAAGCGTATTCATGGGTGAAAGCTCCTAGATATAATGGTTTGCCATGTGAAGTCGGTCCACTGGCAAGACAGTGGCTCAGTGGTGATTATAGAAACGGAATATCTACCATGGATAGAATTATTGCCAGGGCATTGGAAGCAAAGAAGATAGCTGAAATTATTGATGTATTGCTTGAAAATTTGAATCCGGGGATTTCTTTACAAAAAGAATATGCCATGCCGGTTTCTTCAGAAGGAGCAGGGCTTATTGATACAACAAGGGGGGCGCTGGGCCATTGGCTTAAAATAGAGAACGGAACTATCTCTTTTTATCAAATCATTACTCCGTCAGCATGGAACCTTTCTACCCGGGGGAATAATGATATTAAAGGAACAGCAGAACAAGCATTGATTGGTACTAACATACAAAGCCTTGAAAATCCGGTTGAACTGGGTAGAATTATTCGTGCCTTTGATCCGTGCATATCCTGTGCAACCCATGTATATTCGCAGGGAGAATTCGTAAAAAGTATACAGGTGATGCCATGA